Sequence from the Candidatus Obscuribacterales bacterium genome:
TTCCAGAACTTGTGGTCACAAACTTTGAACCTGTGTATGCAGTAGCCCGCAGGAAGAAGGGCTCAGATTAGTTGCTGTCCCAAGTTTGGAGGAGAGCTAGGATAAGACATATATCCTGTAGCTCTCTGACTGGATGAATAGCATTATCTTTGGGCGATCTTCAATGGTTAGTAAACGGTTTCATAGTCTAAGTTGTCAGATACATGGAGTTGCCAATATTCCTCGGCAATGCGATCGCTACTATATTTTGGGTCATCCCCATTGACGGTGCCGCAGATGGTGACTGTACCTACTTTGATGGGGGAATCTTTGAGGACCGCATGGAGGGTATTGGCCAAGACGCGAAGTCCAGCTTTACCGATAGACAGCGACGTAAAGTCAGG
This genomic interval carries:
- a CDS encoding SDR family NAD(P)-dependent oxidoreductase; protein product: MIYNAAVPRMEDMLQTSYETLVNDFRANVAGAMVCIQALLPAMQSQQQGTILFTGGGFALYPQPDFTSLSIGKAGLRVLANTLHAVLKDSPIKVGTVTICGTVNGDDPKYSSDRIAEEYWQLHVSDNLDYETVY